A genomic region of Venturia canescens isolate UGA chromosome 7, ASM1945775v1, whole genome shotgun sequence contains the following coding sequences:
- the Traf-like gene encoding uncharacterized protein Traf-like, with protein sequence MSNREPCTTTTTTTMPSVCYFCNEPIKERYLPEHVQFCGAVLVECPEKCGSYVPRKNFRLHQRYCRKRIYESNLLPGTSPALAQSPDSARWNSVPRSSRITTSNEATWKENVDKTLISLRSSLASANAASASAEADRNMLMHNASVTSRRFEKEEKSLAALRQLTCRGLDEIRQENSAIENRIRNLDAAMLQMEKVMFRNFGAISSRFETLQNSVVSLQEKIQIMKDDGGVAIKYGEQNELLLKVDDLTKFVVKESAIVRDLWDEQSKRCNDLKLELEIRCKISKELEKTQNLLSEKIEIVVTEIRRRANEIMELKDSLKKMKSQSKRMMELLEDLVLEKDEYLLGEMEKREKAAVPPSYHVAAAAAVTTGRLLWRIDRYKEKMNDAKEKDTITQSPVFYSKDYGYALRMELLMNGRRQWTGRHLIGCLRVVPGEWDPLLDWPCILRATVTLRDQENPANDVRKIVKTKSHGFDENNDCYDKDSGFDMFIPHSTLTRCTGLTKNDVIFLDIKITDLSTSQSASSVVQS encoded by the coding sequence atgagcaaCCGGGAGCCTTGTACGACCACGACGACGACTACGATGCCGAGTGTTTGTTACTTCTGCAATGAGCCAATCAAAGAGAGATATTTGCCTGAACACGTGCAATTTTGTGGAGCCGTTCTCGTGGAGTGTCCTGAAAAATGTGGCTCTTACGTACCAcgtaaaaattttcgattacaTCAAAGATATTGTCGAAAACGAATTTATGAAAGCAATCTTTTACCAGGAACGAGCCCAGCGTTAGCACAATCACCCGATTCGGCCAGGTGGAATAGTGTCCCTCGATCGAGCAGAATAACGACGAGTAACGAAGCAACGTGGAAAGAAAACGTGGATAAGACTCTGATATCGTTGCGGTCATCGTTGGCCTCAGCCAACGCTGCCTCAGCCTCAGCTGAGGCAGACCGGAATATGCTGATGCATAACGCATCGGTGACATCGAGACGTttcgaaaaagaggaaaaatcactcgcGGCATTGAGACAATTGACGTGTCGAGGACTCGATGAAATTCGTCAGGAAAACTCGGCTATCGAGAATCGAATTAGAAATCTCGATGCTGCGATGCTACAAATGGAAAAAGTAATGTTTCGCAATTTTGGCGCGATCTCGTCGAGATTTGAGACATTGCAGAACAGTGTTGTGTCACTGCAGGAGAAGATTCAAATAATGAAGGATGATGGCGGGGTTGCGATTAAGTATGGAGAGCAGAACGAGTTGCTACTGAAAGTCGACGATTTGACGAAATTCGTCGTGAAAGAAAGCGCGATCGTTCGCGACCTGTGGGACGAACAATCGAAACGTTGCAACGATCTCAAGCTCGAGCTCGAGATAAGATGTAAAATATCGAAAGAGTTGGAGAAGACGCAAAATCTGTTGtcggaaaaaatagaaatcgtCGTTACTGAGATTCGTAGGCGAGCCAACGAAATAATGGAGCTTAAGGAcagcttaaaaaaaatgaaatcacaaTCGAAACGAATGATGGAGCTGTTGGAGGATCTCGTTCTTGAGAAAGACGAGTATTTATTGGGTGAAatggaaaaacgagaaaaggcAGCTGTCCCTCCGAGTTACCacgtagcagcagcagcagcagtaacGACCGGACGACTATTGTGGCGTATCGATcggtacaaagaaaaaatgaacgatgcCAAAGAAAAGGATACGATCACTCAGAGTCCTGTTTTCTATAGCAAAGACTACGGATACGCACTGAGAATGGAATTATTGATGAATGGGAGGCGTCAATGGACGGGTAGACACCTCATTGGTTGTCTGCGCGTAGTTCCGGGGGAATGGGATCCGCTTCTCGATTGGCCGTGTATTTTACGAGCGACCGTAACCCTTCGCGATCAAGAAAATCCCGCTAATGATGTacgaaaaatagtgaaaaccAAGTCGCACGGTTTCGACGAAAATAATGATTGTTACGACAAAGACTCCGGCTTCGATATGTTTATACCACATTCGACGCTTACAAGATGCACCGGGCTCACGAAAAATgatgttatttttctcgatataAAGATTACCGATTTGAGCACGAGTCAATCGGCCTCGTCGGTCGTTCAATCCTGA
- the LOC122413443 gene encoding dentin sialophosphoprotein-like isoform X3, with protein MDVHVGEQDGVRVSKVNIFIDKGMNGRYDASTLDNIIKVGTQDNFRISALMNLIGKGKNKKGRKHRKHKRPRKQKNHPVSETTSTFSTDYETAEQPTEELPEIDLDDFERDTKGSKKGNRRPTSSKEGKSEKGKGRDSTGRKTASCRKNENCPSSRSPGAEGDREQKVDDRMNQARKGTKEPADQSPKIKGQMEVDDRMTQARKGTKGPADQSPKIKGQMQEVDDRMNQARKGTKGPVDQSPKIKGQMQEVDDRMTQARKGTKGPVDQSPKIKGQTQEVDDRMTQARKGTKGPVDQSPKIKGQTIKDNNRKIKASRTGSRRTNGHHGLKSKMRRIKSLANSNMEMPSDNGDSGSSFMGGLSNGFGKVASTLGNFATTAGETISNKIKMTGKWADVGTEVLGGVARGINRGLSNAAIDDSNDPGRSNQNGGEEDDGVVPIQNPLPNEMENEDTGTDDVAPDDIEKDKTDDVDANDGDAAAADIDPKESPIPHQENGNDGNKINGTEATSENEHLPVPESTKATINADELPTVGDTEEKTEAEQTPNADDPEATAGEEQSPNIESNEAPTEEEQLLQVGNTEEATAGEEQLPNVENTEEATAGEEQLSKEKVQETVESLEEIFKREQAIYLKYYSTNNEYDFNNKVTQGTTSRYCMKQHGMEDLYTIPPTCCSRRYECEFSIEYNQTKIRPERKWSTNRLRDCRCDKAFFKCLISTPSPRLIHPILLFVHDKCSIKKLNRLNSTEEIGYKLVNSASFFLYPLYS; from the exons atggaCGTTCACGTTGGG GAGCAAGATGGTGTCAGAGTTTCGAAAGTCAACATTTTCATCGACAAG GGGATGAATGGTCGTTACGACGCGAGTACCTTGGACAACATCATTAAAGTG GGAACGCAGGataatttccgaatttcaGCGCTGATGAATCTCATCGGAAAA GGTAAAAACAAGAAAGGTCGAAAACACAGAAAACACAAGCGGCCTCGAAAACAG AAGAACCACCCAGTTTCCGAAACAACCAGCACCTTCTCGACGGACTACGAAACC GCAGAGCAACCAACTGAGGAGCTTCCCGAAATAGACTTGGACGATTTCGAAAGG GACACCAAAGGCTCGAAAAAGGGGAATAGACGTCCTACTTCGTCAAAG GAGGGCAAATCTGAAAAAGGAAAGGGTCGCGACTCAACCGGACGGAAGACGGCCTCGTGTAGAAAG AATGAAAATTGTCCCTCGAGTCGATCTCCTGGCGCGGAGGGTGACCGAGAG CAGAAAGTTGACGATCGAATGAACCAAGCGAGAAAAGGTACGAAGGAGCCCGCGGACCAATCGCCCAAGATTAAGGGTCAAATG GAAGTTGACGATCGAATGACCCAAGCGAGAAAAGGTACGAAGGGGCCCGCGGACCAATCGCCCAAGATTAAGGGTCAAATG CAGGAAGTTGACGATCGAATGAACCAAGCGAGAAAAGGTACGAAGGGGCCCGTGGACCAATCGCCCAAGATTAAGGGTCAAATG CAGGAAGTTGACGATCGAATGACCCAAGCGAGAAAAGGTACGAAGGGGCCCGTGGACCAATCGCCCAAGATTAAGGGTCAAACG CAGGAAGTTGACGATCGAATGACCCAAGCGAGAAAAGGTACGAAGGGGCCCGTGGACCAATCGCCCAAGATTAAGGGTCAAACG ATAAAGGATAATAATCGAAAGATAAAAGCGAGCCGCACTGGGAGTCGACGTACG aatGGGCACCACGGCCTCAAATCCAAAATGCGTAGGATAAAATCGTTGGCGAACTCTAACATG GAAATGCCATCTGACAACGGCGATTCTGGATCGAGCTTTATGGGAGGACTG AGCAATGGGTTTGGAAAAGTTGCATCGACTTTGGGCAATTTTGCCACGACC gcAGGCGAAACTATcagcaataaaattaaaatgactGGAAAATGG GCCGACGTGGGAACCGAAGTACTTGGTGGCGTCGCACGAGGAATCAATCGC GGACTCAGCAACGCGGCCATCGATGACTCCAATGATCCTGGGAGAAGTAACCAGAATGGC GGGGAAGAAGATGATGGGGTTGTTCCTATTCAAAATCCCCTTCCAAACGAG ATGGAAAACGAGGACACCGGTACCGACGACGTTGCTCCGGATGAT ATTGAGAAAGATAAAACGGATGATGTCGATGCTAACGATGgtgatgctgctgctgctgataTTGATCCCAAGGAATCACCCATCCCTCACCAA GAAAATGGGAACGATGGTAATAAGATAAATGGTACAGAAGCGACGAGCGAGAATGAGCATCTTCCGGTTCCCGAAAGTACCAAAGCAACGATAAATGCCGATGAGCTCCCAACTGTCGGAGATACCGAAGAAAAGACAGAAGCTGAGCAGACCCCGAATGCCGATGATCCCGAAGCAACGGCAGGAGAAGAGCAATCTCCGAACATTGAAAGTAACGAAGCACCGACAGAAGAAGAGCAACTTCTGCAAGTCGGAAATACCGAGGAAGCAACGGCAGGAGAAGAGCAACTTCCGAATGTCGAAAATACCGAGGAAGCAACGGCAGGAGAAGAGCAACTTTCGAAAGAG AAAGTCCAAGAGACGGTGGAATCTTTAgaggaaatatttaaaagg GAACAGGCAATCTACCTGAAGTATTATTCGACGAACAACGAATACGATTTCAACAACAAAGTGACTCaag GAACGACCAGCCGATACTGCATGAAACAACACGGAATGGAAGATCTGTACACGATACCTCCGACATGCTGCAGTCGCAGATACGAATGCGAATTTTCGATAGAATATAACCAGACGAAAATAAGGCCGGAGCGGAAGTGGTCGACGAATCGTCTCCGTGATTGCCGGTGCGACAAagcgtttttcaaatgtcttaTAAGCACTCCGAGTCCTCGGCTGATACATCCGATCCTCTTGTTCGTTCATGACAAATGTAGCATCAAAAAGCTCAATCGACTGAATTC gaCCGAAGAGATCGGGTACAAGCTCGTTAATTCGGCAAGTTTCTTCCTTTATCCACTGTACAGTTAA
- the LOC122413443 gene encoding dentin sialophosphoprotein-like isoform X2 gives MDVHVGEQDGVRVSKVNIFIDKGMNGRYDASTLDNIIKVGTQDNFRISALMNLIGKGKNKKGRKHRKHKRPRKQKNHPVSETTSTFSTDYETAEQPTEELPEIDLDDFERDTKGSKKGNRRPTSSKEGKSEKGKGRDSTGRKTASCRKNENCPSSRSPGAEGDREKVDDRMNQARKGTKEPADQSPKIKGQMQEVDDRMTQARKGTKGPADQSPKIKGQMQEVDDRMNQARKGTKGPVDQSPKIKGQMQEVDDRMTQARKGTKGPVDQSPKIKGQTQEVDDRMTQARKGTKGPVDQSPKIKGQTIKDNNRKIKASRTGSRRTNGHHGLKSKMRRIKSLANSNMEMPSDNGDSGSSFMGGLSNGFGKVASTLGNFATTAGETISNKIKMTGKWADVGTEVLGGVARGINRGLSNAAIDDSNDPGRSNQNGGEEDDGVVPIQNPLPNEMENEDTGTDDVAPDDIEKDKTDDVDANDGDAAAADIDPKESPIPHQENGNDGNKINGTEATSENEHLPVPESTKATINADELPTVGDTEEKTEAEQTPNADDPEATAGEEQSPNIESNEAPTEEEQLLQVGNTEEATAGEEQLPNVENTEEATAGEEQLSKEKVQETVESLEEIFKREQAIYLKYYSTNNEYDFNNKVTQGTTSRYCMKQHGMEDLYTIPPTCCSRRYECEFSIEYNQTKIRPERKWSTNRLRDCRCDKAFFKCLISTPSPRLIHPILLFVHDKCSIKKLNRLNSTEEIGYKLVNSASFFLYPLYS, from the exons atggaCGTTCACGTTGGG GAGCAAGATGGTGTCAGAGTTTCGAAAGTCAACATTTTCATCGACAAG GGGATGAATGGTCGTTACGACGCGAGTACCTTGGACAACATCATTAAAGTG GGAACGCAGGataatttccgaatttcaGCGCTGATGAATCTCATCGGAAAA GGTAAAAACAAGAAAGGTCGAAAACACAGAAAACACAAGCGGCCTCGAAAACAG AAGAACCACCCAGTTTCCGAAACAACCAGCACCTTCTCGACGGACTACGAAACC GCAGAGCAACCAACTGAGGAGCTTCCCGAAATAGACTTGGACGATTTCGAAAGG GACACCAAAGGCTCGAAAAAGGGGAATAGACGTCCTACTTCGTCAAAG GAGGGCAAATCTGAAAAAGGAAAGGGTCGCGACTCAACCGGACGGAAGACGGCCTCGTGTAGAAAG AATGAAAATTGTCCCTCGAGTCGATCTCCTGGCGCGGAGGGTGACCGAGAG AAAGTTGACGATCGAATGAACCAAGCGAGAAAAGGTACGAAGGAGCCCGCGGACCAATCGCCCAAGATTAAGGGTCAAATG CAGGAAGTTGACGATCGAATGACCCAAGCGAGAAAAGGTACGAAGGGGCCCGCGGACCAATCGCCCAAGATTAAGGGTCAAATG CAGGAAGTTGACGATCGAATGAACCAAGCGAGAAAAGGTACGAAGGGGCCCGTGGACCAATCGCCCAAGATTAAGGGTCAAATG CAGGAAGTTGACGATCGAATGACCCAAGCGAGAAAAGGTACGAAGGGGCCCGTGGACCAATCGCCCAAGATTAAGGGTCAAACG CAGGAAGTTGACGATCGAATGACCCAAGCGAGAAAAGGTACGAAGGGGCCCGTGGACCAATCGCCCAAGATTAAGGGTCAAACG ATAAAGGATAATAATCGAAAGATAAAAGCGAGCCGCACTGGGAGTCGACGTACG aatGGGCACCACGGCCTCAAATCCAAAATGCGTAGGATAAAATCGTTGGCGAACTCTAACATG GAAATGCCATCTGACAACGGCGATTCTGGATCGAGCTTTATGGGAGGACTG AGCAATGGGTTTGGAAAAGTTGCATCGACTTTGGGCAATTTTGCCACGACC gcAGGCGAAACTATcagcaataaaattaaaatgactGGAAAATGG GCCGACGTGGGAACCGAAGTACTTGGTGGCGTCGCACGAGGAATCAATCGC GGACTCAGCAACGCGGCCATCGATGACTCCAATGATCCTGGGAGAAGTAACCAGAATGGC GGGGAAGAAGATGATGGGGTTGTTCCTATTCAAAATCCCCTTCCAAACGAG ATGGAAAACGAGGACACCGGTACCGACGACGTTGCTCCGGATGAT ATTGAGAAAGATAAAACGGATGATGTCGATGCTAACGATGgtgatgctgctgctgctgataTTGATCCCAAGGAATCACCCATCCCTCACCAA GAAAATGGGAACGATGGTAATAAGATAAATGGTACAGAAGCGACGAGCGAGAATGAGCATCTTCCGGTTCCCGAAAGTACCAAAGCAACGATAAATGCCGATGAGCTCCCAACTGTCGGAGATACCGAAGAAAAGACAGAAGCTGAGCAGACCCCGAATGCCGATGATCCCGAAGCAACGGCAGGAGAAGAGCAATCTCCGAACATTGAAAGTAACGAAGCACCGACAGAAGAAGAGCAACTTCTGCAAGTCGGAAATACCGAGGAAGCAACGGCAGGAGAAGAGCAACTTCCGAATGTCGAAAATACCGAGGAAGCAACGGCAGGAGAAGAGCAACTTTCGAAAGAG AAAGTCCAAGAGACGGTGGAATCTTTAgaggaaatatttaaaagg GAACAGGCAATCTACCTGAAGTATTATTCGACGAACAACGAATACGATTTCAACAACAAAGTGACTCaag GAACGACCAGCCGATACTGCATGAAACAACACGGAATGGAAGATCTGTACACGATACCTCCGACATGCTGCAGTCGCAGATACGAATGCGAATTTTCGATAGAATATAACCAGACGAAAATAAGGCCGGAGCGGAAGTGGTCGACGAATCGTCTCCGTGATTGCCGGTGCGACAAagcgtttttcaaatgtcttaTAAGCACTCCGAGTCCTCGGCTGATACATCCGATCCTCTTGTTCGTTCATGACAAATGTAGCATCAAAAAGCTCAATCGACTGAATTC gaCCGAAGAGATCGGGTACAAGCTCGTTAATTCGGCAAGTTTCTTCCTTTATCCACTGTACAGTTAA
- the LOC122413443 gene encoding A-kinase anchor protein 5-like isoform X4 yields the protein MDVHVGEQDGVRVSKVNIFIDKGMNGRYDASTLDNIIKVGTQDNFRISALMNLIGKGKNKKGRKHRKHKRPRKQKNHPVSETTSTFSTDYETAEQPTEELPEIDLDDFERDTKGSKKGNRRPTSSKEGKSEKGKGRDSTGRKTASCRKNENCPSSRSPGAEGDREQKVDDRMNQARKGTKEPADQSPKIKGQMQEVDDRMTQARKGTKGPADQSPKIKGQMQEVDDRMNQARKGTKGPVDQSPKIKGQMQEVDDRMTQARKGTKGPVDQSPKIKGQTQEVDDRMTQARKGTKGPVDQSPKIKGQTNGHHGLKSKMRRIKSLANSNMEMPSDNGDSGSSFMGGLSNGFGKVASTLGNFATTAGETISNKIKMTGKWADVGTEVLGGVARGINRGLSNAAIDDSNDPGRSNQNGGEEDDGVVPIQNPLPNEMENEDTGTDDVAPDDIEKDKTDDVDANDGDAAAADIDPKESPIPHQENGNDGNKINGTEATSENEHLPVPESTKATINADELPTVGDTEEKTEAEQTPNADDPEATAGEEQSPNIESNEAPTEEEQLLQVGNTEEATAGEEQLPNVENTEEATAGEEQLSKEKVQETVESLEEIFKREQAIYLKYYSTNNEYDFNNKVTQGTTSRYCMKQHGMEDLYTIPPTCCSRRYECEFSIEYNQTKIRPERKWSTNRLRDCRCDKAFFKCLISTPSPRLIHPILLFVHDKCSIKKLNRLNSTEEIGYKLVNSASFFLYPLYS from the exons atggaCGTTCACGTTGGG GAGCAAGATGGTGTCAGAGTTTCGAAAGTCAACATTTTCATCGACAAG GGGATGAATGGTCGTTACGACGCGAGTACCTTGGACAACATCATTAAAGTG GGAACGCAGGataatttccgaatttcaGCGCTGATGAATCTCATCGGAAAA GGTAAAAACAAGAAAGGTCGAAAACACAGAAAACACAAGCGGCCTCGAAAACAG AAGAACCACCCAGTTTCCGAAACAACCAGCACCTTCTCGACGGACTACGAAACC GCAGAGCAACCAACTGAGGAGCTTCCCGAAATAGACTTGGACGATTTCGAAAGG GACACCAAAGGCTCGAAAAAGGGGAATAGACGTCCTACTTCGTCAAAG GAGGGCAAATCTGAAAAAGGAAAGGGTCGCGACTCAACCGGACGGAAGACGGCCTCGTGTAGAAAG AATGAAAATTGTCCCTCGAGTCGATCTCCTGGCGCGGAGGGTGACCGAGAG CAGAAAGTTGACGATCGAATGAACCAAGCGAGAAAAGGTACGAAGGAGCCCGCGGACCAATCGCCCAAGATTAAGGGTCAAATG CAGGAAGTTGACGATCGAATGACCCAAGCGAGAAAAGGTACGAAGGGGCCCGCGGACCAATCGCCCAAGATTAAGGGTCAAATG CAGGAAGTTGACGATCGAATGAACCAAGCGAGAAAAGGTACGAAGGGGCCCGTGGACCAATCGCCCAAGATTAAGGGTCAAATG CAGGAAGTTGACGATCGAATGACCCAAGCGAGAAAAGGTACGAAGGGGCCCGTGGACCAATCGCCCAAGATTAAGGGTCAAACG CAGGAAGTTGACGATCGAATGACCCAAGCGAGAAAAGGTACGAAGGGGCCCGTGGACCAATCGCCCAAGATTAAGGGTCAAACG aatGGGCACCACGGCCTCAAATCCAAAATGCGTAGGATAAAATCGTTGGCGAACTCTAACATG GAAATGCCATCTGACAACGGCGATTCTGGATCGAGCTTTATGGGAGGACTG AGCAATGGGTTTGGAAAAGTTGCATCGACTTTGGGCAATTTTGCCACGACC gcAGGCGAAACTATcagcaataaaattaaaatgactGGAAAATGG GCCGACGTGGGAACCGAAGTACTTGGTGGCGTCGCACGAGGAATCAATCGC GGACTCAGCAACGCGGCCATCGATGACTCCAATGATCCTGGGAGAAGTAACCAGAATGGC GGGGAAGAAGATGATGGGGTTGTTCCTATTCAAAATCCCCTTCCAAACGAG ATGGAAAACGAGGACACCGGTACCGACGACGTTGCTCCGGATGAT ATTGAGAAAGATAAAACGGATGATGTCGATGCTAACGATGgtgatgctgctgctgctgataTTGATCCCAAGGAATCACCCATCCCTCACCAA GAAAATGGGAACGATGGTAATAAGATAAATGGTACAGAAGCGACGAGCGAGAATGAGCATCTTCCGGTTCCCGAAAGTACCAAAGCAACGATAAATGCCGATGAGCTCCCAACTGTCGGAGATACCGAAGAAAAGACAGAAGCTGAGCAGACCCCGAATGCCGATGATCCCGAAGCAACGGCAGGAGAAGAGCAATCTCCGAACATTGAAAGTAACGAAGCACCGACAGAAGAAGAGCAACTTCTGCAAGTCGGAAATACCGAGGAAGCAACGGCAGGAGAAGAGCAACTTCCGAATGTCGAAAATACCGAGGAAGCAACGGCAGGAGAAGAGCAACTTTCGAAAGAG AAAGTCCAAGAGACGGTGGAATCTTTAgaggaaatatttaaaagg GAACAGGCAATCTACCTGAAGTATTATTCGACGAACAACGAATACGATTTCAACAACAAAGTGACTCaag GAACGACCAGCCGATACTGCATGAAACAACACGGAATGGAAGATCTGTACACGATACCTCCGACATGCTGCAGTCGCAGATACGAATGCGAATTTTCGATAGAATATAACCAGACGAAAATAAGGCCGGAGCGGAAGTGGTCGACGAATCGTCTCCGTGATTGCCGGTGCGACAAagcgtttttcaaatgtcttaTAAGCACTCCGAGTCCTCGGCTGATACATCCGATCCTCTTGTTCGTTCATGACAAATGTAGCATCAAAAAGCTCAATCGACTGAATTC gaCCGAAGAGATCGGGTACAAGCTCGTTAATTCGGCAAGTTTCTTCCTTTATCCACTGTACAGTTAA
- the LOC122413443 gene encoding A-kinase anchor protein 5-like isoform X1, giving the protein MDVHVGEQDGVRVSKVNIFIDKGMNGRYDASTLDNIIKVGTQDNFRISALMNLIGKGKNKKGRKHRKHKRPRKQKNHPVSETTSTFSTDYETAEQPTEELPEIDLDDFERDTKGSKKGNRRPTSSKEGKSEKGKGRDSTGRKTASCRKNENCPSSRSPGAEGDREQKVDDRMNQARKGTKEPADQSPKIKGQMQEVDDRMTQARKGTKGPADQSPKIKGQMQEVDDRMNQARKGTKGPVDQSPKIKGQMQEVDDRMTQARKGTKGPVDQSPKIKGQTQEVDDRMTQARKGTKGPVDQSPKIKGQTIKDNNRKIKASRTGSRRTNGHHGLKSKMRRIKSLANSNMEMPSDNGDSGSSFMGGLSNGFGKVASTLGNFATTAGETISNKIKMTGKWADVGTEVLGGVARGINRGLSNAAIDDSNDPGRSNQNGGEEDDGVVPIQNPLPNEMENEDTGTDDVAPDDIEKDKTDDVDANDGDAAAADIDPKESPIPHQENGNDGNKINGTEATSENEHLPVPESTKATINADELPTVGDTEEKTEAEQTPNADDPEATAGEEQSPNIESNEAPTEEEQLLQVGNTEEATAGEEQLPNVENTEEATAGEEQLSKEKVQETVESLEEIFKREQAIYLKYYSTNNEYDFNNKVTQGTTSRYCMKQHGMEDLYTIPPTCCSRRYECEFSIEYNQTKIRPERKWSTNRLRDCRCDKAFFKCLISTPSPRLIHPILLFVHDKCSIKKLNRLNSTEEIGYKLVNSASFFLYPLYS; this is encoded by the exons atggaCGTTCACGTTGGG GAGCAAGATGGTGTCAGAGTTTCGAAAGTCAACATTTTCATCGACAAG GGGATGAATGGTCGTTACGACGCGAGTACCTTGGACAACATCATTAAAGTG GGAACGCAGGataatttccgaatttcaGCGCTGATGAATCTCATCGGAAAA GGTAAAAACAAGAAAGGTCGAAAACACAGAAAACACAAGCGGCCTCGAAAACAG AAGAACCACCCAGTTTCCGAAACAACCAGCACCTTCTCGACGGACTACGAAACC GCAGAGCAACCAACTGAGGAGCTTCCCGAAATAGACTTGGACGATTTCGAAAGG GACACCAAAGGCTCGAAAAAGGGGAATAGACGTCCTACTTCGTCAAAG GAGGGCAAATCTGAAAAAGGAAAGGGTCGCGACTCAACCGGACGGAAGACGGCCTCGTGTAGAAAG AATGAAAATTGTCCCTCGAGTCGATCTCCTGGCGCGGAGGGTGACCGAGAG CAGAAAGTTGACGATCGAATGAACCAAGCGAGAAAAGGTACGAAGGAGCCCGCGGACCAATCGCCCAAGATTAAGGGTCAAATG CAGGAAGTTGACGATCGAATGACCCAAGCGAGAAAAGGTACGAAGGGGCCCGCGGACCAATCGCCCAAGATTAAGGGTCAAATG CAGGAAGTTGACGATCGAATGAACCAAGCGAGAAAAGGTACGAAGGGGCCCGTGGACCAATCGCCCAAGATTAAGGGTCAAATG CAGGAAGTTGACGATCGAATGACCCAAGCGAGAAAAGGTACGAAGGGGCCCGTGGACCAATCGCCCAAGATTAAGGGTCAAACG CAGGAAGTTGACGATCGAATGACCCAAGCGAGAAAAGGTACGAAGGGGCCCGTGGACCAATCGCCCAAGATTAAGGGTCAAACG ATAAAGGATAATAATCGAAAGATAAAAGCGAGCCGCACTGGGAGTCGACGTACG aatGGGCACCACGGCCTCAAATCCAAAATGCGTAGGATAAAATCGTTGGCGAACTCTAACATG GAAATGCCATCTGACAACGGCGATTCTGGATCGAGCTTTATGGGAGGACTG AGCAATGGGTTTGGAAAAGTTGCATCGACTTTGGGCAATTTTGCCACGACC gcAGGCGAAACTATcagcaataaaattaaaatgactGGAAAATGG GCCGACGTGGGAACCGAAGTACTTGGTGGCGTCGCACGAGGAATCAATCGC GGACTCAGCAACGCGGCCATCGATGACTCCAATGATCCTGGGAGAAGTAACCAGAATGGC GGGGAAGAAGATGATGGGGTTGTTCCTATTCAAAATCCCCTTCCAAACGAG ATGGAAAACGAGGACACCGGTACCGACGACGTTGCTCCGGATGAT ATTGAGAAAGATAAAACGGATGATGTCGATGCTAACGATGgtgatgctgctgctgctgataTTGATCCCAAGGAATCACCCATCCCTCACCAA GAAAATGGGAACGATGGTAATAAGATAAATGGTACAGAAGCGACGAGCGAGAATGAGCATCTTCCGGTTCCCGAAAGTACCAAAGCAACGATAAATGCCGATGAGCTCCCAACTGTCGGAGATACCGAAGAAAAGACAGAAGCTGAGCAGACCCCGAATGCCGATGATCCCGAAGCAACGGCAGGAGAAGAGCAATCTCCGAACATTGAAAGTAACGAAGCACCGACAGAAGAAGAGCAACTTCTGCAAGTCGGAAATACCGAGGAAGCAACGGCAGGAGAAGAGCAACTTCCGAATGTCGAAAATACCGAGGAAGCAACGGCAGGAGAAGAGCAACTTTCGAAAGAG AAAGTCCAAGAGACGGTGGAATCTTTAgaggaaatatttaaaagg GAACAGGCAATCTACCTGAAGTATTATTCGACGAACAACGAATACGATTTCAACAACAAAGTGACTCaag GAACGACCAGCCGATACTGCATGAAACAACACGGAATGGAAGATCTGTACACGATACCTCCGACATGCTGCAGTCGCAGATACGAATGCGAATTTTCGATAGAATATAACCAGACGAAAATAAGGCCGGAGCGGAAGTGGTCGACGAATCGTCTCCGTGATTGCCGGTGCGACAAagcgtttttcaaatgtcttaTAAGCACTCCGAGTCCTCGGCTGATACATCCGATCCTCTTGTTCGTTCATGACAAATGTAGCATCAAAAAGCTCAATCGACTGAATTC gaCCGAAGAGATCGGGTACAAGCTCGTTAATTCGGCAAGTTTCTTCCTTTATCCACTGTACAGTTAA